The following proteins come from a genomic window of Natronosalvus vescus:
- a CDS encoding IclR family transcriptional regulator translates to MARDENRSARTLETVARACDVIDTLDSLDGAGVTELATELGMAKSSAHAYLNTLREQRLVVKRGDQYHLSLEFLYLGKSVRHRHVLFEHGKSVVEELAADSGEYVHLMAEQHGLERNIYKVAGENAVGDTYHTAKERKTDYLHFTSTGKAVLAYLPESRVREIADIYGLVEKTENTITDLETLIEELEGIRERGYAVNDEEEVKGIRAVGAPIRNANGTVLGAVSVSGPTSRFNGEYYHEAVPHMVKEAANVTEASINMSDASRTL, encoded by the coding sequence ATGGCCCGCGACGAGAACCGATCCGCTCGCACCCTCGAAACAGTCGCCCGAGCCTGTGACGTCATCGACACGCTCGATTCACTCGACGGCGCTGGCGTAACGGAACTGGCGACGGAACTCGGTATGGCGAAAAGTTCCGCCCACGCGTATCTCAATACGCTTCGGGAGCAACGACTGGTCGTTAAACGCGGTGACCAGTATCACCTCAGCCTGGAGTTTCTCTACCTCGGAAAATCGGTTCGGCACCGACACGTGCTCTTCGAACACGGAAAATCGGTCGTCGAGGAACTCGCCGCGGATAGTGGCGAGTACGTCCACCTGATGGCCGAACAACACGGTCTCGAGCGGAATATTTACAAAGTAGCGGGTGAGAACGCCGTCGGCGATACCTACCACACCGCAAAGGAACGTAAGACCGACTACCTCCACTTCACTTCGACGGGGAAAGCTGTTCTCGCTTATCTGCCCGAGTCCCGGGTTCGAGAGATTGCCGACATCTACGGGCTCGTCGAGAAAACCGAGAACACGATTACCGATCTCGAGACGCTCATCGAGGAGCTCGAGGGGATTCGCGAGCGGGGGTACGCGGTCAACGACGAGGAGGAAGTCAAGGGCATTCGGGCAGTCGGTGCCCCGATTCGAAATGCGAACGGTACTGTCCTCGGCGCGGTTAGCGTCTCCGGCCCCACGAGTCGGTTCAATGGTGAGTATTATCACGAAGCGGTGCCTCACATGGTCAAAGAAGCCGCGAACGTCACCGAAGCCAGCATCAACATGTCAGACGCGAGCCGGACGCTATAG
- a CDS encoding gamma carbonic anhydrase family protein translates to MIRTFDGYAPTIADSAYVDESAVVIGNVTIEAEASVWPGAVLRGDHGEIVLEEGANVQDNATVHEGATIGPYATVGHNAIVHSASVGERALVGMGAIVLDRSTIGAESLVGANSVVTEDTTIPDSVLAIGAPAEVVKTVEDSPWTAAADHYVDLAKRYTETSEVLERGTHGAVDGEGDQS, encoded by the coding sequence ATGATCAGAACCTTCGACGGCTACGCCCCGACGATCGCCGACTCGGCGTACGTCGACGAGAGCGCGGTCGTCATCGGCAACGTCACTATCGAAGCGGAGGCCAGCGTCTGGCCCGGGGCCGTCCTCCGGGGCGACCACGGCGAGATCGTCCTCGAGGAAGGCGCGAACGTCCAGGACAACGCCACCGTCCACGAGGGTGCGACGATCGGTCCGTATGCGACGGTCGGCCACAACGCGATCGTTCACAGCGCGAGCGTCGGCGAGCGAGCGCTGGTTGGGATGGGGGCGATTGTGCTCGACCGATCCACAATCGGTGCCGAGAGCCTGGTCGGCGCGAACAGTGTCGTCACCGAAGACACGACGATCCCCGACTCCGTCCTGGCCATCGGTGCACCGGCCGAAGTCGTGAAGACCGTCGAGGATTCGCCGTGGACGGCCGCTGCGGATCACTACGTTGATCTCGCGAAACGCTATACGGAAACATCCGAGGTGCTCGAGCGGGGGACACACGGTGCGGTCGACGGTGAGGGCGACCAGTCCTAA
- a CDS encoding isopentenyl phosphate kinase: protein MTTVLKLGGSVITDKDRAETLDGNALETAGTSIAEALEAGSVGKLVVVHGGGSFGHVHASEHDVSTTQGTHDVDAVHDIHGAMKTLNGFVLQRLLEAAIPAVPVHPFSAGARDQDGTLTFATEPVKTLLEEGFVPVLHGDVIAQRERGVTIISGDELVTTLATDLEAERIGLCSTVPGVLDDDDEVIAEIDRYGDVEAVLGESDSTDVTGGMAAKVQALLELPGQASIFGPDALSAFLAGDQPGTTIR, encoded by the coding sequence ATGACGACCGTGCTCAAACTCGGCGGGAGCGTCATCACCGACAAGGATCGGGCCGAAACCCTCGACGGAAATGCGCTCGAGACGGCCGGGACGTCAATCGCCGAGGCCCTCGAGGCCGGAAGCGTTGGGAAACTAGTCGTCGTCCACGGGGGCGGAAGCTTCGGGCACGTCCACGCGAGCGAACACGACGTGAGCACCACCCAGGGCACGCACGACGTCGACGCCGTACACGACATCCACGGAGCGATGAAGACGCTCAACGGGTTCGTCCTCCAGCGACTGCTCGAGGCAGCGATTCCGGCGGTGCCCGTCCATCCGTTCTCGGCCGGGGCTCGCGATCAGGACGGGACGCTCACGTTCGCTACGGAGCCCGTGAAAACGCTACTCGAGGAAGGGTTCGTCCCCGTCCTCCACGGCGACGTCATCGCCCAGCGCGAACGGGGCGTGACCATCATTAGCGGGGACGAACTCGTCACGACGCTGGCGACCGACCTCGAGGCCGAGCGCATCGGGTTGTGTTCGACGGTGCCAGGTGTCCTCGACGACGATGATGAGGTTATCGCCGAAATCGACCGTTACGGTGACGTCGAGGCCGTTCTCGGGGAGAGCGACTCGACGGACGTCACTGGCGGCATGGCTGCGAAGGTGCAGGCGCTGCTTGAGTTGCCGGGCCAGGCCTCTATTTTCGGCCCCGACGCATTGTCGGCGTTTCTCGCGGGCGACCAGCCGGGAACGACGATTCGGTAG
- the mvk gene encoding mevalonate kinase, producing MTVSSAPGKVYLFGEHAVVYGEPAVPCAIERRARVTVEQRADDKLRVQADNLSLDGFTVEYGGRTDGHPDVDVPEHLITAAMGYVDEAIEQVRDVTEEPDAGFDVIIESDIPLGAGLGSSAAVVVAAIDAATRELGATLEVDELAERAFQTEYAVQDGQASRADTFCSATGGAVRVEGEDCRRIDAPDLPIVIGFDGGAGETGELVSGVRALREEYAFAADTVETIGNVVRRGEAALEDGNLEEVGRLMDFNHGLLSALGVSSRSLDTMVWAARDADALGAKLTGAGGGGCIVALDQTEASETALRFTPGCEDAFRAELAETGVKRLE from the coding sequence ATGACAGTCTCGAGCGCTCCCGGGAAGGTGTATCTCTTCGGGGAGCACGCAGTCGTCTACGGCGAGCCCGCCGTCCCGTGTGCGATCGAACGGCGGGCACGGGTGACCGTCGAACAGCGCGCGGACGACAAACTGCGGGTGCAGGCGGACAATCTCAGCCTGGACGGATTTACCGTCGAGTACGGCGGACGGACGGACGGCCATCCTGACGTCGACGTCCCGGAACACCTGATCACCGCGGCGATGGGCTACGTCGACGAGGCGATCGAACAGGTACGGGACGTGACGGAGGAACCGGACGCCGGTTTCGACGTCATCATCGAGAGCGATATCCCGCTCGGGGCCGGACTCGGGTCGTCCGCGGCGGTCGTCGTCGCCGCTATCGACGCCGCGACCCGAGAACTGGGAGCCACGCTCGAGGTCGACGAACTGGCCGAACGGGCGTTTCAGACCGAGTACGCGGTACAGGATGGACAGGCGTCCAGGGCGGACACGTTCTGTTCAGCAACCGGTGGTGCCGTCCGCGTCGAAGGCGAGGACTGTCGCCGTATCGACGCCCCGGATCTGCCGATCGTCATCGGGTTCGATGGCGGGGCCGGCGAGACCGGCGAACTGGTGTCGGGTGTCCGGGCGCTCCGGGAGGAGTACGCGTTCGCCGCCGATACCGTCGAAACGATCGGGAACGTGGTCAGGCGCGGCGAGGCGGCGCTCGAAGACGGTAACCTCGAGGAGGTCGGTCGACTCATGGACTTCAACCACGGGCTGTTGTCGGCACTCGGCGTCTCCTCGCGGTCGCTCGACACCATGGTCTGGGCGGCGCGAGACGCCGACGCCCTTGGGGCGAAACTGACGGGGGCTGGTGGCGGCGGCTGTATCGTGGCTCTCGATCAGACCGAAGCCAGCGAGACAGCACTGCGGTTCACACCTGGCTGTGAGGACGCCTTCCGCGCCGAACTGGCCGAAACCGGGGTGAAACGGCTCGAATGA
- the rpsB gene encoding 30S ribosomal protein S2, with product MTEDNAQQDGLDAAEAEIDEEPAEGAGPAADPAEDVEPVDEQPAAADEAADEQEAESAGPALDDDVMSDEEADLLIPVEDYLGAGVHIGTQQKTKDMERFIHRVRTDGLYVLDVSKTDGRIRTAADFLANYAPEQILVTSSRQYGRFPAEKFAEAVGARARTGRFIPGTLTNPKYAGYIEPDVVVVTDPIGDAQAVKEAITVGIPVIAMCDSNNQTSNVDLVVPTNNKGRKALSVVYWLLANEVLDRRGAEPNYALDDFESLV from the coding sequence ATGACTGAGGACAACGCACAACAGGACGGACTCGACGCCGCCGAGGCGGAGATCGACGAGGAGCCAGCCGAAGGGGCTGGTCCCGCCGCCGATCCCGCCGAGGACGTCGAGCCAGTAGACGAACAGCCCGCCGCAGCCGACGAGGCCGCGGACGAACAGGAAGCCGAATCAGCCGGACCAGCACTCGACGACGACGTGATGTCCGACGAGGAGGCCGACCTCCTCATCCCCGTCGAGGACTACCTCGGTGCCGGTGTCCACATCGGTACCCAGCAAAAGACCAAGGACATGGAGCGGTTCATCCACCGCGTCCGAACCGACGGTCTCTACGTGCTCGACGTCTCGAAGACCGACGGCCGCATCCGTACGGCCGCGGACTTCCTCGCGAACTACGCCCCCGAACAGATTCTGGTCACCTCGAGCCGTCAGTACGGTCGCTTCCCCGCCGAGAAGTTCGCGGAAGCGGTCGGTGCTCGCGCTCGCACGGGTCGGTTCATCCCCGGCACGCTGACCAACCCCAAATACGCCGGCTACATCGAGCCGGACGTCGTGGTCGTCACCGACCCGATCGGTGACGCCCAGGCCGTCAAGGAGGCGATCACGGTCGGCATTCCCGTGATCGCGATGTGTGACTCGAACAACCAGACCAGCAACGTCGACCTCGTCGTGCCGACGAACAACAAGGGTCGCAAGGCGCTCTCCGTCGTCTACTGGCTGCTGGCCAACGAAGTCCTCGACCGCCGTGGCGCAGAGCCCAATTACGCGCTCGACGACTTCGAGAGCCTCGTATAG
- the eno gene encoding phosphopyruvate hydratase produces the protein MTRITDVRLREVLDSRGNPTVEADVLTESGGFGRAAAPSGASTGEYEAIERPPNEAIAAAREHAVPRLVGEAFAGNQREVDALLRAADGTDDFSEIGANSAVAISMAAAKAGADVLGAPLFQHLGGAFRGENFPIPLGNVIGGGEHAADATDIQEFLSAPVGAPSVADAVFANAAVHAEVSELLHERDVPAGKGDEGAWAPSIDDAEAFDIVDEAVSTIEDEVGFEIRFGLDVAAAEMYDADAGIYEYSDTTRDTAEQIAYIADLVEEYDLVYVEDPLDENDYEAFATLTEEVGDRTLVCGDDLFVTNTERLADGIEQGAANSILIKPNQIGTLTDAFDAIELARENGYESIVSHRSGETEDTTIAHLAVATDVPFIKTGAVGGERTAKLNELIRIADDAT, from the coding sequence ATGACGCGCATCACCGACGTTCGGCTTCGGGAAGTGCTCGACTCGCGGGGTAATCCCACGGTCGAAGCCGACGTGCTGACCGAAAGCGGCGGCTTCGGGCGCGCAGCTGCGCCGTCGGGTGCGAGCACGGGCGAGTACGAAGCGATCGAACGCCCACCAAACGAAGCGATCGCCGCCGCCCGCGAACACGCCGTCCCGCGTCTCGTCGGTGAGGCGTTCGCCGGCAACCAGCGGGAGGTCGACGCACTCCTTCGGGCGGCCGACGGTACCGACGACTTCTCCGAGATTGGAGCCAACAGCGCGGTCGCCATCTCGATGGCCGCCGCGAAAGCCGGCGCCGACGTGCTCGGTGCCCCGCTGTTCCAGCACCTCGGTGGTGCGTTCCGTGGCGAGAACTTCCCGATTCCGCTCGGAAACGTCATCGGCGGCGGCGAGCACGCCGCCGACGCGACGGACATCCAAGAGTTCCTCTCCGCACCCGTCGGCGCACCGAGCGTCGCGGATGCGGTGTTCGCGAACGCGGCCGTCCACGCCGAAGTGTCGGAGTTGCTCCACGAGCGGGACGTCCCCGCAGGCAAGGGCGATGAGGGTGCCTGGGCGCCGTCGATCGACGACGCCGAGGCGTTCGACATCGTCGACGAGGCCGTCTCGACCATCGAAGACGAGGTCGGCTTCGAGATCCGATTCGGACTCGACGTCGCTGCGGCCGAAATGTACGACGCCGACGCCGGCATCTACGAGTACAGCGACACGACTCGAGACACGGCCGAACAGATCGCCTACATCGCCGACCTGGTCGAGGAGTACGACCTCGTCTACGTCGAGGATCCTCTCGACGAGAACGATTACGAGGCGTTCGCAACTCTCACCGAAGAAGTCGGCGACAGAACGCTCGTCTGCGGTGACGATCTGTTCGTCACCAACACCGAACGCCTCGCCGACGGGATCGAGCAGGGCGCGGCAAACAGCATTCTGATCAAACCGAACCAGATCGGGACGCTCACCGACGCCTTCGACGCGATCGAACTCGCCCGCGAGAACGGGTACGAGTCGATCGTCTCCCATCGATCCGGTGAGACCGAGGACACGACGATCGCACACCTCGCCGTCGCGACCGACGTGCCGTTCATCAAGACCGGCGCAGTCGGCGGCGAGCGAACCGCCAAGCTCAACGAGCTCATCCGAATTGCAGACGATGCGACATGA
- a CDS encoding DNA-directed RNA polymerase subunit K, producing the protein MQGQRHNRYEKARILGARALQVSYGAPVLIDTDQAEPILIAAEEYDAGVLPFTVHRGSK; encoded by the coding sequence ATGCAGGGACAACGCCACAACCGATACGAGAAAGCACGCATCCTCGGCGCACGAGCGCTGCAAGTGTCTTACGGGGCACCGGTGTTGATCGACACCGATCAGGCCGAACCGATCCTGATCGCCGCCGAAGAGTACGACGCTGGGGTGCTTCCGTTCACCGTCCACCGAGGATCGAAATGA
- a CDS encoding DNA-directed RNA polymerase subunit N — protein sequence MMVPVRCFTCGNVVGEHWEAFDERANQGDEDPQEVLDDLGVDRFCCRRMLVSHTDLVDVVSPYQ from the coding sequence ATGATGGTACCGGTCCGGTGTTTCACGTGCGGCAACGTCGTCGGCGAACACTGGGAAGCGTTCGACGAACGAGCAAACCAGGGCGACGAGGACCCGCAGGAGGTTCTCGACGACCTCGGCGTCGATCGGTTCTGCTGCCGGCGGATGCTGGTCAGCCACACCGACCTCGTCGACGTCGTCTCACCATACCAGTAA
- a CDS encoding 30S ribosomal protein S9, with amino-acid sequence MVTNTSGKKKTAVARATVREGEGRVRINTQPVELVEPEMSRLKMLEPFRIAGDDLRDGIDVEVHVEGGGVSGQANAVRTAIARGIVQHTNDAELRDAYMEFDRSLLVNDVRQSEPKKWGGPGARARYQKSYR; translated from the coding sequence ATGGTAACGAACACGAGTGGAAAGAAGAAGACGGCCGTCGCCCGCGCAACCGTACGCGAGGGTGAGGGTCGCGTGCGAATCAACACCCAACCGGTCGAACTGGTCGAACCGGAGATGTCCCGCCTGAAGATGCTCGAACCGTTCCGCATCGCAGGCGACGACCTCCGTGACGGCATCGACGTCGAAGTCCACGTCGAGGGTGGCGGCGTTAGCGGCCAGGCAAACGCCGTCCGCACCGCCATCGCTCGCGGCATCGTCCAGCACACGAACGACGCCGAACTCCGCGACGCCTACATGGAGTTCGACCGTTCGCTACTGGTCAACGACGTTCGCCAGTCCGAACCCAAAAAGTGGGGCGGCCCAGGCGCACGGGCCCGCTACCAGAAATCCTACCGCTGA
- a CDS encoding 50S ribosomal protein L13 — protein sequence MSVAEYDADVVVDARDCILGRVASEVAQRALDGERIAIVNAEDAVITGDKNDVFDTYRTRIGLGSDQGPMYPRRPDAILKRAVRGMLPYKKPRGREALENVRVYVGNPYEGDDDREAEILEGTSLDRLSNIRFVHLHEVSEQLGANVTW from the coding sequence ATGAGCGTCGCTGAATACGACGCCGACGTCGTCGTCGACGCTCGAGACTGCATTCTCGGCCGCGTCGCCAGTGAGGTTGCCCAGCGCGCCCTCGACGGCGAGCGAATCGCGATCGTCAACGCCGAGGACGCCGTCATCACCGGCGACAAGAACGACGTGTTCGACACCTACCGAACCCGTATCGGGCTCGGCTCCGACCAGGGGCCGATGTACCCGCGCCGTCCGGACGCCATTCTCAAGCGAGCCGTTCGCGGGATGCTTCCGTACAAGAAGCCACGCGGACGCGAGGCGCTCGAGAACGTTCGCGTCTACGTCGGCAACCCCTACGAAGGCGACGACGACCGCGAGGCCGAGATCCTCGAGGGCACGTCGCTGGATCGACTCTCGAACATCCGCTTCGTCCACCTGCACGAAGTGTCCGAACAGCTAGGTGCTAACGTCACATGGTAA
- a CDS encoding 50S ribosomal protein L18e yields MSTKTNPRLTDLIAELKSTSRERDAAVWRDIADRLEKPRRNHAEVNLGRIERYAREEETVVVPGKVLGSGALQKNVTVAAVDFSSSAETKIEAVGESVRLEELLEENPDGSNVRVIA; encoded by the coding sequence ATGAGTACAAAGACCAATCCGAGACTCACCGATCTCATCGCCGAGTTGAAGTCTACGTCCCGCGAGCGGGACGCAGCCGTCTGGCGAGATATTGCGGATCGTCTCGAGAAACCCCGGCGCAACCACGCAGAGGTCAACCTGGGGCGGATCGAGCGATACGCACGTGAGGAAGAGACCGTCGTCGTCCCCGGCAAGGTGCTGGGATCCGGCGCACTGCAAAAGAACGTCACCGTCGCCGCCGTCGACTTCTCGTCGTCGGCAGAGACCAAGATCGAAGCGGTCGGCGAATCGGTTCGCCTCGAGGAACTTCTCGAGGAGAACCCCGACGGCTCGAACGTCCGGGTGATCGCCTGA
- a CDS encoding DNA-directed RNA polymerase subunit D, giving the protein MTEEYDVEFVEREERSARFLVRGVTPAFANGIRRAMIADVPTLAIDEVRFIENSSVMFDEQIALRLGLVPLTTPPVDEFVDGDAVTLSIDVEGPGTAYSGDLVSSDDLVKPADQNVPIIQLKDNQRLEAEADAVFDRGKDHAKHQGGVAVGYRHLQRVDVGEDLPEFEDQERQIVRGVIEDDGELVTTSEFDHDLAQRYPGKDVRVEDVPNAFVFHVETDGSFSVEELVTRAVDSIDRRAAELEEAVQL; this is encoded by the coding sequence ATGACCGAAGAGTACGACGTCGAGTTCGTCGAACGTGAGGAACGGAGCGCCCGCTTTCTCGTCCGTGGTGTGACGCCCGCATTCGCCAACGGCATTCGCCGGGCGATGATCGCGGACGTCCCCACGCTAGCGATCGACGAGGTTCGATTCATCGAGAACTCGTCGGTCATGTTCGACGAGCAGATCGCGCTCCGGCTCGGGCTCGTCCCGCTGACGACGCCTCCCGTAGACGAGTTCGTCGACGGCGACGCCGTCACGCTCTCGATCGACGTCGAAGGGCCAGGAACCGCCTACTCCGGCGATCTGGTCTCGAGTGACGACCTCGTCAAACCGGCCGACCAGAACGTGCCGATCATCCAGCTGAAGGACAACCAGCGTCTCGAGGCCGAAGCCGACGCCGTCTTCGACCGCGGCAAGGATCACGCCAAACACCAGGGCGGCGTGGCCGTCGGCTACCGACACCTCCAGCGTGTCGACGTCGGCGAGGACTTACCCGAGTTCGAAGACCAGGAGCGCCAGATCGTTCGTGGCGTCATCGAGGACGACGGCGAACTCGTTACGACGAGCGAGTTCGACCACGACCTCGCCCAGCGTTACCCCGGAAAGGACGTACGCGTCGAGGACGTGCCGAACGCCTTCGTCTTCCACGTCGAAACCGACGGCTCGTTCAGCGTCGAGGAACTCGTGACCCGCGCGGTCGATTCGATTGACCGGCGTGCGGCCGAACTCGAGGAAGCCGTCCAGCTGTAG
- a CDS encoding 30S ribosomal protein S11 encodes MADDDKWGIAHVHASFNNTVMTVTDLTGAETIAKSSGGTAVKQNRDEASPYAAMQMAESIADEIKAAGITGLHIRVRGPGGNLQKSPGPGAQATIRALARAGLEIGRIEDVTPIPHDGSRAPKGKGGY; translated from the coding sequence ATGGCAGACGACGACAAATGGGGCATTGCCCACGTTCACGCATCGTTCAACAACACCGTCATGACCGTGACCGACCTCACGGGCGCCGAGACGATCGCGAAATCCTCCGGCGGGACGGCAGTCAAACAGAACCGCGACGAAGCGTCGCCGTACGCGGCCATGCAGATGGCCGAATCCATCGCCGACGAGATCAAAGCAGCCGGTATCACCGGCCTGCACATCCGCGTCCGCGGCCCCGGCGGGAACTTACAGAAGTCCCCCGGGCCAGGCGCACAGGCGACCATCCGTGCACTCGCCCGTGCGGGTCTCGAAATCGGTCGCATCGAGGACGTAACCCCGATCCCACACGACGGATCGCGAGCACCGAAAGGCAAGGGCGGCTACTAG
- a CDS encoding 30S ribosomal protein S4, with protein sequence MPLGSNTKQYETPNHPYQGERISSEHSLLDRYGLKNKEELWRAQSELRSYRREARDLLAQEQDDETVINRTEEFLGRLKRVGILDEADELGAVLSLEVEDVLERRLQTVAYRKGLAQTPQQARQFITHGHIVLDGQRQRVPSYVVDVDEEDLVDFEENSPIADELHPARAEGQ encoded by the coding sequence ATGCCACTCGGCTCCAATACCAAACAGTACGAGACGCCGAATCACCCCTACCAGGGCGAGCGGATCTCGAGTGAGCACTCGCTCCTCGACCGCTACGGTCTGAAGAATAAAGAAGAGCTCTGGCGAGCCCAGTCCGAACTTCGCTCCTACCGGCGCGAGGCCCGTGACCTGCTCGCTCAGGAGCAAGACGACGAAACCGTCATCAACCGAACCGAGGAGTTCCTCGGACGGCTCAAACGCGTCGGCATCCTCGACGAAGCCGACGAGCTCGGTGCCGTTCTGAGCCTCGAGGTCGAGGACGTTCTCGAGCGCCGTCTCCAGACGGTCGCCTACCGCAAGGGGCTGGCCCAGACGCCACAACAGGCGCGTCAGTTCATCACGCACGGTCACATCGTCCTCGACGGCCAGCGCCAGCGGGTTCCGTCGTACGTCGTCGACGTCGACGAGGAGGATCTGGTCGACTTCGAAGAGAACAGTCCGATCGCGGACGAACTCCACCCAGCACGCGCGGAGGGTCAATAA
- a CDS encoding 30S ribosomal protein S13, with the protein MSEEEPQEHEEEDELQYFVRIGQTDLDGTKSVERSLSEMNGIGRRTARIIADEAGVDRTATFGALDQETIDDVIEVVENYADTVPGWLTNRQRDFYTGETSHETGNDLQLTRQHDINRMKMIDSYRGVRHKRGQKVRGQRTKSTGRTEGTIGVNVEEIREEAAEEAAAEDDE; encoded by the coding sequence ATGAGTGAGGAAGAACCGCAAGAACACGAGGAGGAAGACGAGCTTCAGTACTTCGTCCGAATCGGGCAGACAGACCTGGACGGGACGAAGTCCGTCGAGCGCTCGCTCTCTGAGATGAACGGGATCGGCCGACGAACCGCCCGCATCATCGCAGACGAAGCGGGCGTCGACCGAACGGCGACGTTCGGCGCGCTCGACCAGGAGACGATCGACGACGTCATCGAAGTCGTCGAGAACTACGCCGACACCGTTCCCGGGTGGCTCACCAACCGCCAGCGGGACTTTTACACCGGCGAGACCTCCCACGAAACCGGTAACGATCTCCAGTTGACCCGTCAGCACGACATCAACCGGATGAAAATGATCGACTCCTACAGAGGCGTTCGACACAAGCGCGGCCAGAAGGTTCGCGGCCAGCGAACGAAGTCCACCGGCCGTACCGAAGGGACGATCGGTGTCAACGTCGAGGAGATCCGTGAAGAAGCCGCCGAAGAAGCGGCGGCGGAGGATGACGAATAA
- a CDS encoding DUF4129 domain-containing protein, producing MPSTETLTRVAIVLVAIVAIGLVAATISSPIDPGSEGLGPNDGDGDGEIGPQPVEHGETTTIPSFFIYLIYAMGILVAIAIVWYLIYYRRDAVKALALVIATAAILVGILYLLLELGVDLPTEEQQNQTVESPGDGEPGGGDGGDGEEDIVTRELGPFLGFLVVLAMIFVGGLLLSARSSSTDEKLPTESTDAQPDEQAAVAAAAGRAANRISADSTEDVDNEVYRAWREMTQLLEVDRPETTTPGEFATAATEAGLEREHVDELTRLFEDVRYGHEATTAEREERAVTILRAIESAYGGGDDE from the coding sequence GTGCCTTCCACAGAGACGCTCACTCGAGTGGCGATCGTTCTCGTTGCAATCGTCGCCATCGGCCTGGTCGCCGCAACGATCAGTTCTCCGATCGATCCCGGGAGCGAAGGCCTCGGTCCGAACGACGGCGACGGCGATGGCGAAATCGGCCCCCAGCCGGTCGAACACGGCGAAACGACGACCATTCCGTCCTTTTTCATCTACCTCATCTACGCGATGGGGATCCTTGTCGCCATCGCCATCGTCTGGTACCTGATATACTACCGGCGGGACGCCGTCAAAGCACTCGCACTCGTGATCGCTACAGCGGCGATCCTCGTAGGGATTCTCTACCTCCTGCTCGAGTTGGGGGTCGACCTACCGACAGAGGAGCAACAAAACCAGACTGTAGAATCGCCCGGGGACGGCGAGCCCGGTGGTGGCGACGGTGGCGACGGTGAGGAAGACATCGTCACACGGGAACTGGGGCCCTTTCTCGGCTTTCTCGTCGTTCTCGCAATGATTTTCGTGGGGGGACTCCTGTTGAGTGCTCGTTCGTCGTCGACCGACGAGAAACTACCAACCGAGTCGACGGACGCTCAACCGGACGAACAGGCCGCCGTCGCCGCCGCGGCCGGCAGAGCGGCGAATCGGATTAGCGCTGACAGTACGGAAGACGTCGACAACGAAGTGTACCGGGCCTGGCGGGAGATGACCCAGTTGCTCGAGGTCGACCGCCCCGAGACGACGACACCCGGAGAGTTCGCGACTGCTGCCACCGAGGCAGGCCTCGAGCGAGAGCACGTCGACGAACTCACGCGGTTGTTCGAGGACGTCCGCTACGGCCACGAGGCGACAACGGCCGAGCGGGAAGAGCGAGCCGTGACGATCCTTCGTGCGATCGAATCCGCGTACGGTGGCGGTGATGACGAATGA